One segment of Pangasianodon hypophthalmus isolate fPanHyp1 chromosome 10, fPanHyp1.pri, whole genome shotgun sequence DNA contains the following:
- the nkx2.9 gene encoding NK2 transcription factor related, locus 9, producing MAVPARLSFTVRSILDLPENDSESTAHLLPLHSLSGSPYSSWADSDRGHCMSSDESNPEASPDSTGSNDPPAEADQEKKKKRRVLFSKAQTYELERRFRQQRYLSAQEREQLAHLLRLTPTQVKIWFQNHRYKMKRARVECVQDFGPPPVLRRVVVPILVRDGKPYQSCIGESEKGGCVVPPSSCGPRGFQPFQPSTFSLLPQYQHFTNPAVSTHHFIW from the exons ATGGCCGTTCCTGCCAGGCTCAGCTTCACCGTGAGGAGTATTTTGGATTTACCAGAAAATGACAGCGAGAGCACAGCGCATCTTCTGCCACtccactctctctctggctctcctTACTCCTCCTGGGCAGACAGCGACAGAGGCCACTGCATGT CCTCAGATGAGAGCAATCCGGAGGCGTCCCCTGACTCCACCGGGTCTAATGATCCCCCCGCGGAGGCAGatcaggagaagaagaagaaacggCGTGTGTTGTTCTCCAAGGCCCAGACCTACGAGCTGGAGAGGCGCTTCCGGCAGCAGCGCTACCTGTCTGCTCAGGAGCGCGAGCAGCTCGCGCATCTCCTCCGCCTCACACCCACACAGGTCAAGATCTGGTTCCAGAACCACAGGTATAAGATGAAGCGAGCGCGGGTTGAGTGTGTGCAGGATTTCGGTCCTCCTCCGGTGCTGCGCAGGGTCGTAGTGCCCATTCTAGTGCGGGACGGTAAACCATATCAGAGCTGCATTGGCGAGAGCGAAAAGGGAGGCTGCGTGGTTCCTCCATCATCCTGTGGTCCTCGAGGGTTCCAGCCTTTTCAGCCATCAACTTTTTCGCTTCTACCGCAGTACCAGCACTTTACAAACCCAGCAGTCTCCACACACCATTTCATTTGGTGA